The following are encoded in a window of Anopheles stephensi strain Indian chromosome X, UCI_ANSTEP_V1.0, whole genome shotgun sequence genomic DNA:
- the LOC118517433 gene encoding sin3 histone deacetylase corepressor complex component SDS3-like, whose protein sequence is MAGNRNIATFLEMDNRQDVAHDHDQGHDADSAEDTDEASESEMASAAASQHHSVDERLEIKEQMYQDKLANLLGQLELCKQRKQPEYLKIVERLQNELDDRLLLNEVERDYLLACAERDCILEKAAAEKEYEEKKAELIENLIADLEDQKKMIEQEFSSMELNGDSLDLKPTVTRKLRRRPNEPLPVPEKRRKPTTNHLTFLLEDKEIEHDLKLITRNKSSSASRAAAAAAAAAAAQHAMNEGASGSGGGGSTGQSGRSGASSNSSATNPADQNGTPSEGYTTGATTSTAQSSGGQSNQQPLADTRIEDGKLWYERRWFHRGQPVHVEGRDISRFSANISAIGVEAICVKKTTDGQKVRIFLSHLRRGKVSIKRRAN, encoded by the exons ATGGCAGGGAACAGAAATATCGCCACCTTtttagaaatggacaacagaCAGGATGTTgctcacgatcacgatcaggGGCACGATGCCGATAGCGCGGAAG ATACGGATGAAGCGAGCGAAAGTGAGATGGCAAGTGCTGCGGCGAGCCAGCATCACAGCGTCGACGAACGGCTCGAAATAAAGGAACAGATGTACCAGGACAAGCTGGCCAACCTGCTCGGGCAGCTGGAGCTGTGCAAGCAGCGTAAGCAACCGGAGTATCTAAAGATCGTGGAGCGGCTGCAAAACGAACTGGACGACCGTTTGCTGCTGAACGAGGTGGAACGGGACTACCTGCTCGCCTGTGCCGAGCGTGACTGCATCCTGGAGAAGGCGGCCGCGGAAAAGGAGTACGAAGAGAAGAAGGCTGAGCTgatcgaaaatttgattgcCGATCTGGAGGACCAGAAGAAGATGATCGAGCAGGAGTTTTCCTCGATGGAGCTAAACGGAGACTCGCTCGACCTAAAGCCAACGGTAACGCGGAAGCTGCGCCGTCGGCCAAACGAGCCACTGCCGGTACCGGAGAAGCGTCGCAAGCCGACCACGAACCACCTTACGTTCCTGCTGGAGGACAAAGAGATCGAGCACGATTTGAAGCTCATCACGCGCAACAAATCTAGCTCCGCtagccgtgctgctgctgctgcggcggcggcggcggctgcaCAGCATGCTATGAATGAGGGTGCGAGTGGAAGCGGTGGCGGCGGTAGCACCGGCCAGAGTGGCAGGAGCGGTgcttcttccaattcctccgcCACGAATCCAGCCGACCAGAATGGAACGCCTTCGGAGGGCTACACTACCGGTGCCACCACATCCACG GCTCAATCGTCGGGTGGACAATCAAACCAGCAGCCGCTGGCGGATACGCGCATCGAGGACGGTAAGCTGTGGTACGAGCGCCGCTGGTTTCATCGCGGCCAGCCCGTACACGTGGAGGGCCGGGATATTTCGCGCTTCTCGGCCAACATTTCCGCCATCGGTGTGGAAGCGATCTGCGTTAAAAAGACAACCGACGGCCAAAAGGTGCGCATCTTTCTGTCGCACTTGCGCCGCGGCAAGGTGTCCATTAAGCGTCGCGCTAATTAG
- the LOC118517441 gene encoding uncharacterized protein LOC118517441, whose protein sequence is MAPNLHEHATQPPCSESDTAETTENMMMGQVANKKDMQPARFHSYSNGMHRRRELRLWITKAEPWCRRSDRPGSPASFRCTIIVDEPIASPPQEEESDDSDYEIPKKRRSSSFRGPALKDKPVQQDIPSCKAIAKD, encoded by the exons ATGGCACCAAATCTGCATGAACATGCGACCCAGCCACCGTGCAGTGAATCTG ATACTGCCGAAACTACTGAGAATATGATGATGGGACAGGTAGCGAACAAGAAGGACATGCAACCGGCACGCTTCCATAGCTATTCGAATGGAATGCACCGTCGTCGGGAACTGCGTCTATGGATAACCAAAGCTGAGCCATGGTGTCGTCGATCGGACCGTCCCGGTAGCCCAGCTTCGTTCCGCTGTACGATCATTGTTGATGAACCGATCGCGTCCCCACCCCAGGAAGAAGAGTCAGACGATTCCGACTATGAGATACCAAAAAAGCGGCGATCGTCGTCGTTCCGGGGACCGGCGCTGAAGGACAAGCCTGTACAGCAGGACATTCCAAGCTGCAAAGCTATCGCTAAGGACTAA
- the LOC118517440 gene encoding 40S ribosomal protein S10b: protein MFMPKAHRVAIYEYLFKEGVLVAQKDFYAPKHPELENIPNLHVIKTMQSLKSKNFVKEQFAWRHYYWYLTNEGIEYLRAYLHLPAEIVPSTLKRAARSEPQRARTQAGPRPEGPKSGEDRQAYRRMQQAAPADKKGDVGVGAGELEYRGGFGRGNRM, encoded by the exons ATGTTCATGCCAAAAGCACATCGAGTCGCCATCTACGAGTACCTCTTCAAGGAGGGTGTGCTGGTCGCGCAGAAGGATTTCTACGCCCCGAAGCACCCGGAGCTGGAGAACATCCCGAACCTGCACGTCATCAAGACGATGCAGTCGCTCAAGTCGAAGAACTTCGTGAAGGAGCAGTTCGCCTGGCGCCACTACTACTGGTATCTGACCAACGAGGGTATCGAGTATCTGCGCGCCTACCTCCACCTGCCGGCCGAAATCGTGCCGTCGACGCTGAAGCGAGCGGCCCGCTCGGAACCGCAGCGCGCCCGCACACAGGCCGGTCCCCGTCCGGAAGGTCCGAAGTCGGGCGAAGATCGCCAGGCGTACCGGCGCATGCAGCAGGCGGCACCGGCCGACAAGAAGGGtgatgttggtgttggtgctggCGAGCTAGAATAC cGTGGTGGATTCGGCCGTGGTAACCGTATGTAA
- the LOC118517436 gene encoding actin cytoskeleton-regulatory complex protein pan1-like translates to MDFFKSVLPPLPKLPKLKKLRQWNGGSLLSLNQFPNLPAAFNFGVSGGTVTPATDAPYTTTRPVPRNDFVRQHPVPPRHMRHSSDISIISSAVSSRTPADYSHRDNLGLYALKCDRSAAKRGILLNLPRKITQAVGGSETPVGPTPATMVHEKFSPCKRRPPVEVPEIKPPPRRRKRPPACDQQRKPDADLGRWQKNNSELFRIVERESASTARARSAGGVGLMLAKKPHRTGVPAPPKGSTFFDAPTSSSDGAVVELVEQVKAQSVDNLLAMRYHRRRRGAFAEPEGPREESDSESSDNRQVQSLRLHQQPPQHHQHPHHRRSSSAVNGTVAKSNIIQPDKPPSGSTSLPPAAPTRHHFPPMDRACDFSIDNNSDEIEVRFRRGYSTDESSETTTTVAGVKQDDTDRRPPNSEKLPLPPRVVQLRRTDSGPSARAKLAGSPARTVPKAPEPEPPVVQPDPPTTRQFMPLAEVLRKSIDSAELKRKWINDFLSQGSEANGPEASGPTVAKIGGCTVLEPFVPQLDIVQRMDRQLEELEGVVPGRRQESNGSVDIFRKTNCDFEEFDELFDTADRSTEESGGRKIVKLSEQITYIDRSSTTSNLCFSSSSFSCASMEDGKPSLPSSAPPSLPPPPPPPPPPPPPLQLQAPPAEGEALSNGKKSLTGKERFAGCKSTVKIQDYSSKHLQRVRYLSSPSPSRSSMVEQLHTHGIQRWTDSGSDTDHNNESGLHRNANNKPHIALPFNVLNNANSYDRDDAFPASNHTKRQQQFKDASSGTNRQFHVGGEQHENGPELQQKPYAARMHPGEPDKLYETINSAMIGEGRRSSDGIKPTDRHPERTIEIRSVLLPDYSEYYNEEGVIII, encoded by the exons ATGGATTTCTTTAAAA GCGTATTGCCACCGCTACCGAAGTTGCCCAAGTTGAAGAAGCTGCGCCAGTGGAACGGTGGCTCACTGTTGAGCCTGAACCAGTTTCCTAACCTACCGGCAGCGTTCAATTTTGGAGTTAGTGGTGGCACTGTTACACCCGCCACCGATGCACCATACACCACTACCCGGCCTGTCCCACGCAATGACTTTGTTCGGCAGCATCCGGTACCGCCACGTCACATGCGCCACTCGTCGGACATTTCGATCATCTCGTCGGCAGTTAGCAGCCGAACACCGGCCGACTATAGCCACCGGGACAATCTCGGTCTGTACGCGCTGAAGTGTGATCGTAGTGCGGCCAAGCGAGGCATACTGCTGAACCTACCCCGTAAGATCACGCAAGCGGTCGGTGGTTCGGAAACGCCCGTCGGCCCAACACCGGCCACCATGGTGCACGAGAAGTTTTCCCCCTGCAAACGACGCCCTCCGGTCGAGGTGCCGGAGATAAAGCCACCACCGAGAAGAAGAAAGCGGCCACCAGCGTGTGACCAGCAGCGGAAGCCGGACGCCGATCTAGGCCGGTGGCAGAAAAACAACAGCGAGCTGTTCCGGATCGTCGAGCGCGAATCGGCCAGTACGGCACGGGCCCGATCGGCCGGTGGTGTTGGGCTTATGTTGGCCAAGAAGCCGCACCGTACGGGCGTGCCCGCACCACCGAAGGGAAGCACTTTTTTCGACGCACCAACGTCGAGCAGCGACGGTGCGGTGGTGGAGCTGGTGGAACAGGTAAAGGCGCAATCGGTCGATAATTTGCTGGCGATGCGCTATCATCGCAGAAGGCGCGGTGCCTTTGCCGAGCCGGAAGGACCACGGGAGGAGAGTGATAGTGAGTCGAGTGACAACCGGCAGGTGCAATCGCTGCGACTTCATCAACAGccgccgcaacaccatcaacatcCGCACCATCGGCGATCGTCATCCGCCGTTAATGGAACGGTCGCTAAGAGCAACATCATTCAACCGGACAAACCACCGTCGGGTTCAACCTCACTGCCGCCAGCGGCACCAACGCGCCACCATTTCCCACCGATGGACCGGGCGTGTGATTTCTCCATCGATAACAATTCGGACGAGATCGAGGTGCGCTTCCGGAGAGGGTACAGTACGGACGAGAGTAGCGAAACGACAACCACGGTCGCTGGCGTGAAGCAGGACGATACAGACCGACGTCCACCGAACTCGGAGAAGCTTCCACTGCCGCCACGTGTCGTGCAGTTGCGACGCACTGATTCCGGCCCGTCGGCTCGCGCCAAGTTGGCCGGGTCTCCGGCCCGCACGGTACCAAAAGCACCCGAACCGGAACCCCCCGTTGTACAGCCGGATCCACCCACAACGCGCCAGTTTATGCCACTAGCCGAGGTACTCCGGAAATCGATCGACAGTGCAGAGTTAAAGCGCAAGTGGATTAACGATTTCCTATCGCAGGGCAGCGAAGCAAATGGTCCAGAAGCATCTGGGCCAACGGTCGCAAAGATCGGTGGTTGCACCGTACTCGAACCGTTCGTTCCACAGCTAGACATTGTTCAGCGGATGGATCGTCAGCTGGAGGAGCTCGAGGGTGTGGTGCCGGGTCGCCGGCAGGAATCGAACGGCAGTGTGGACATTTTCCGCAAAACGAATTGCGATTTCGAGGAGTTTGATGAGCTTTTCGACACGGCCGATCGTTCGACCGAAGAGTCCGGTGGCCGGAAGATAGTTAAACTAAGCGAGCAGATCACGTACATTGATCGCAGCAGCACTACGAGCAATCTTTgcttttcttcctcctccttttCGTGTGCGAGTATGGAGGACGGAAAACCGTCCCTACCATCCTCAGCTCCACCATCGTTGCCACCGCCTCCTCCTCCGcctcccccaccaccaccaccactccaACTTCAGGCACCTCCTGCAGAGGGAGAAGCCTTGAGCAATGGTAAAAAATCGCTTACCGGTAAGGAACGCTTTGCCGGTTGTAAAAGCACAGTCAAAATACAGGACTACAGCAGTAAGCATCTGCAACGCGTACGGTACCTTTCATCACCGTCACCGTCCCGCAGCTCGATGGTGGAACAGCTTCACACCCACGGCATCCAGCGGTGGACCGATTCGGGTAGCGATACGGACCACAACAACGAAAGCGGTCTGCACCGGAACGCAAATAATAAGCCTCATATAGCGCTTCCTTTCAATGTACTCAATAATGCTAACAGTTACGATAGAGACGACGCGTTTCCTGCTTCCAACCATACTAAACGGCAGCAACAATTTAAGGATGCATCGTCAGGCACCAACCGACAGTTCCATGTCGGGGGTGAACAACATGAAAACGGACCGGAATTGCAGCAGAAACCGTATGCTGCACGAATGCATCCGGGAGAACCGGACAAATTGTACGAG ACGATAAACTCTGCTATGATCGGGGAAGGTCGAAGAAGCAGTGACGGGAttaaaccgaccgaccgtcacCCGGAGCGAACCATCGAGATCCGGAGCGTTCTCCTACCGGATTACAGTGAATACTATAACGAGGAAGGTGTCATTATTAtataa
- the LOC118517437 gene encoding GDP-D-glucose phosphorylase 1, translating to MSETSLSYELSRSPEGAQPDPELQHLLEASWTERHDAGVGFRYRLHIERERVAEGKFGFLILLNRKRLTERRQPYAFLLDAPFDAARFNFTRIDPVEIQLELGGHFPTSILINNSPVTVYHSLVVPDRQGQHSQMLTPAGIRVPFELLLRLPDRRYRIGYNSPGAQASVNHLHLHLLRIDTDLYVQQTELIPVRGYIPLLHRLPDHLPAQGYCFVVRDPIRDLEPVCTGLGTLITALMERKMAHNLFWTWTHLRDGREIRAFVFPRAKQCVNKVACSFNAAFLELSGFVSVGEVSDYEQLTEDIIVQALRDAQGDVYGTLGDLFGTDGSN from the exons ATGTCGGAAACGTCGCTCTCGTATGAGCTGTCCAGATCACCGGAAGGTGCGCAACCTGATCCCGAACTGCAGCATCTGCTAGAAGCGTCCTGGACGGAACGGCATGACGCTGGTGTGGGATTTCGCTACCGTCTCCACATCGAGCGTGAGCGTGTAGCTGAGGGAAAATTTGGTTTTCTCATTTTG CTAAACCGGAAGCGACTGACGGAACGTCGACAACCATACGCATTTCTGCTGGATGCTCCGTTCGATGCGGCACGGTTTAACTTCACACGGATCGATCCGGTCGAAATACAGCTAGAGCTGGGGGGCCATTTCCCAACGTCAATTCTGATCAACAACAGCCCAGTGACGGTATACCATTCGCTCGTCGTACCGGACCGACAGGGTCAGCACTCGCAGATGCTAACACCGGCAGGGATTCGTGTACCGTTTGAGCTGCTGCTACGCCTACCGGACCGTCGCTATCGGATCGGGTACAATAGTCCCGGTGCACAGGCATCGGTGAATCATCTTCATCTGCACCTACTACGCATCGATACGGATCTGTACGTGCAGCAAACG GAACTGATCCCGGTGCGTGGTTACATCCCGCTGTTGCATCGCTTGCCGGACCATCTACCAGCCCAAGGCTACTGTTTCGTGGTACGTGATCCGATCCGTGACCTAGAGCCCGTATGTACCGGGCTGGGGACACTGATCACCGCGCTGATGGAACGCAAGATGGCGCACAATCTGTTCTGGACGTGGACCCATCTGCGGGACGGTAGGGAGATACGTGCGTTCGTGTTTCCGCGTGCGAAGCAGTGCGTCAATAAGGTGGCATGCTCGTTTAACGCAGCGTTTCTTGAGCTGAGTGGATTCGTATCCGTCGGTGAGGTGAGCGATTATGAACAGCTGACGGAGGATATCATTGTGCAGGCGTTGCGGGATGCACAAGGTGATGTGTACGGCACACTGGGAGATCTGTTCGGGACCGATGGTTCGAACTGA